ATTTACTACACCCAACTACTTCtaacactgtgttttcttttcctcagtcTAGAAAATGGATAAGAACGACCTGGTACAGAAGGCCAAGCTTGCTGAGCAGGCTGAGCGCTATGATGACATGGCTGCAGCCATGAAGTCAGTGACGGAGCAGGGTGCAGAGCTGTCAAACGAGGAGCGCAACCTTCTCTCTGTTGCCTACAAGAATGTGGTAGGAGCACGCCGCTCATCCTGGCGCGTCATCTCCAGCATTGAGCAGAAGACTGAGGGCaatgacaaaaaacagcagatggCACGTGAATACCGGGAGAAGATTGAATCTGAGCTGCAGGAAATCTGCCATGATGTGCTCGTAAGAGTTTCCAGTGTCtttgaattattgtttttaagcACCATACACATGCGATGACAGTGCCTATGCCTAACTATCACTTCACTGAAAAACTAAACTTATTGTTTTCAGGGCCTACTGGACAACTATCTCATTGCCAATGCGTCTGCTGCTGAAAGCAAGGTGTTCTACCTGAAAATGAAAGGCGACTATTATAGATACCTGTCTGAGGTTGCATCTGGGGATACTAAGAAGGGTAAGTGAGCACATTATTTAGTCGTGTGCTCTTAACAcaaattagtatttttttttttaaacaatgcatTAAATAATGGTGTAATCTGAAAATTCTCATTGCGATGATCCCGCCGAGAATTACCACTCAACTCCTCAGTTCCTCTCGGCTCTgtgtagca
The genomic region above belongs to Seriola aureovittata isolate HTS-2021-v1 ecotype China chromosome 9, ASM2101889v1, whole genome shotgun sequence and contains:
- the LOC130174872 gene encoding 14-3-3 protein beta/alpha-1-like yields the protein MDKNDLVQKAKLAEQAERYDDMAAAMKSVTEQGAELSNEERNLLSVAYKNVVGARRSSWRVISSIEQKTEGNDKKQQMAREYREKIESELQEICHDVLGLLDNYLIANASAAESKVFYLKMKGDYYRYLSEVASGDTKKDTVENSQQAYQQAFDISKGEMQPTHPIRLGLALNFSVFYYEILNNPDRACSLAKTAFDEAIAELDTLNEDSYKDSTLIMQLLRDNLTLWTSENQADEGETGDGEN